A genomic window from Camelina sativa cultivar DH55 chromosome 2, Cs, whole genome shotgun sequence includes:
- the LOC104711955 gene encoding mediator of RNA polymerase II transcription subunit 12 isoform X1 translates to MQRYHAANCTSAVNNSAIGGASARDSGRADSSSIGNYSLNSRRPPPLTPYKLKCEKDGLNSRLGPPDFHPPTSSSPEENLTKEYVQLGYKETVDGLKEAEEIILSQVNTFSKPVVLKCKEAVRKCLRAINESRALKRKAGQVYGVPLSGSLLCKPGFPEQRSCGEETKKKWIESLSQQHKRLRCLADNIPGYRRKTLFEVLIRNNVPLLRATWFIKVTYLNQVRPSPAAISSGTPDKTQASRCEQWTKDVIEYLQYLLDELLSRNSSFPAQQTRDRSPQMLYTGSVQKISPASASLYGEETSLHFKWWYMVRLLQWHHAEGLLFPNLIVDWVLRLLQEKEVFEILQLLLPIVYGVLESIVLSQTYVQSLVAIAVRFIQEPAPGGSDLVDNSRRAYTLSALIEMVRYLVLAASDTFVASDCFPLPPPVTARGPNDVSYTSKAYDNLKSNSAEISTQVQGRGVDSRFEFLSFDYTISTIQRSADDLAKIASAGYPQHNVAKAVQALDKALSDGDIRAAYSYLFEDLCNGAVDETWIAEVSPCLRSSLRWIGAISTSFVCSVFFLIEWATCDFRDFRAGVPKDIKFSGRKDCSQVYLVIQLLKQKILGGEFAARRGKNRRSNFLNVSKPSSPMDAFESPGPLHDIIVCWIDQHEVHRGGAKRLQLLVFELIRSGIFNPIAYVRQLIVSGMIDVIQPAVDPERRMRHHRILKQLPGCFVHETLEEAQIFGGDKLSEAVRTYSNERRLLLRELLVKKGKYSNKLILSDQKSKKNSSSLPSVVFRTCNAMADSEGPHKHTKSSVDIRELKERISALLQFPGMSYGVKNPMRDEFQSSVKRSSGSVYSKIYQPEATPGCEDCRRAKRQKMSDEKSSCYQGNSPIASDEEDNWWIKKGLKTLESSLKVDPQIELTKQVPRGRQKMARKTQSLAQLQAARIEGSQGASTSHVCDNKVSCPHHGPGVEGENHKVVDVFRTSTSVDIVSVGKSLKQLQFVDKRSIAVWLTTLVRQLVEEPEKSSVKVGQFNRGTPVEEKSTSRWKLGVDELSTILFLLDISLDFVSVVKFLFWLLPKANSSPSFAVQGGRNLLIMPRNVANNMCEIGEAILVSSLRRYENILLSADLVPEAMTALMNRAASLMSSNGKISGSAALVYARYILKRYGSLPSVVEWHNNFKATCEKRLLSELDHTRSGNGEYGIPLGVPAGVDNPDDYIRKKISIGGTRPSRVGYNMRDVVQRHVEEATNYLRKLIGTGTVKASLAEKNDDGYQVAQQIVVGLMDCIRQTGGAAQEGDPTLVSSAVSAIINSVGLSMARISDFSLGTIHQTHPSGIDSSNIARYILQIHITCLCLLKEALGERQSRVFEIALATESSTALAGAFSPGKGSRGQHQLSPESYDSNANNSTNDMPNGTSKIAASRATKLTAAVSALVIGSITHGVITLERIVGLLRLKEYLDFVQFVRRTKSSSNGNARSMGASKVESPIEVYVHWFRLLVGNCKTVSEGLVLELVGESSVVAISRMQRMLPLKLVFPPAYSIIAFVLWRPFVLNNNSNSSVHEDTHRLYQSLTIAFHDVIKHLPFRDVCLRDTQGLYELIVADSTDADFASVFESIGLDMHLKSVAFAPLRARLFLNSIIDCKVPSSGYSHEGVSEAKNRHQGNGAKLVDKLVSVLDCLQPAKFHWQWVELRLLLNEQALTEKLENHDMPLADAIRSSCPTSEKPEASENEKNFIQILLTRLLVRPDAVPLFSEVVHLFGRSVEESMLKQAEWFLAGQDVLFGRKTIRQKLIIVGESKGLPTKPQFWKPWGWCSNSSSDPITGNKADKKRKLETTSIEEGEVIEEGSGSKKVLLPRALDENSPTVGYGITTERAFVQLVLPCIDQSSDESRSTFVNELVRQFSNIEQQLSSVTNRSTTNNKHMATASSGSEISSNKGSTRKGLRGGSPSMARRSSTNTTDTAPPPSPVALRASMSLRLQFLLRLLPVICGEPSFRNTRHALASTIVRLLGSRVVYEDYAVCSPRSDPSKVETDSTLDPSAMADLSSEVLFDRLLFVLHGLLSNHQPNWLKPRPLSSESSKDFTLFDRDAAESLQNELSRMQLPDTIRWRIQAAMPILFSSLRCSLSCQPHSVPPTAVTLVQPSGSGGGGPIQRNSPALPKTGTAAAQGKLKQTMLSPPQQQQEVDNTDVVDPWTLLEDGTSSGLSSSNVSNSSDMANLRATCWLKGAVRVRRTDLTYVGSVDDDS, encoded by the exons ATGCAAAGGTATCATGCTGCCAACTGCACTAGTGCAGTCAATAATAGTGCTATAGGTGGTGCATCCGCTAGGGACTCAGGACGAGCTGATTCCTCTTCGATTGGAAACTACTCGCTTAACTCCAG GAGGCCACCTCCATTGACACCCTACAAGTTGAAGTGTGAGAAGGACGGTCTGAACTCTCG ATTAGGACCGCCTGATTTTCATCCTCCAACATCAAGTTCGCCTGAAGAAAATCTGACCAAAGAGTATGTTCAACTTGGATACAAGGAAACTGTTGATGGACTTAAG GAAGCCGAAGAGATTATATTGTCCCAGGTCAATACTTTCTCGAAGCCTGTGGTCCTAAAGTGCAAAGAG GCCGTCAGAAAGTGTCTTAGAGCTATCAATGAATCTCGTGCACTCAAGCGCAAG GCTGGTCAAGTTTATGGGGTGCCTCTCTCTGGTTCGCTTCTATGTAAGCCTGGATTTCCAGAACAGAGATCATGTGGGgaggagacaaagaaaaaatggatCGAG AGTTTATCGCAACAGCACAAAAGATTACGCTGTTTGGCTGATAACATTCCTGGATATAGGAGAAAAACCTTATTTGAAGTCCTTATTAGAAACAACGTCCCGTTATTGAGAGCTACTTGGTTTATAAAAGTGACTTATCTCAATCAG GTGCGACCTAGTCCTGCTGCTATTTCTTCAGGAACACCTGACAAGACACAAGCTTCTCGGTGTGAACAATGGACAAAAGATGTTATTGAATATTTGCAATACCTCTTGGATGAACTTTTGTCACGGAATAGCTCATTTCCTGCTCAGCAAACTAGAGATAGGTCACCGCAGATGCTTTATACAGGATCAGTGCAAAAGATTAGTCCAGCATCAGCAAGCCTTTATGGGGAGGAAACATCTCTGCATTTTAAATGGTGGTATATGGTGCGTCTTCTACAATGGCACCATGCCGAAGGGCTTCTTTTTCCTAATCTCATTGTTGATTGGGTTCTCCGGCTCTTACAG GAGAAGGAGGTCTTTGAAATTTTGCAGTTGCTACTCCCCATCGTGTATGGTGTTTTAGAGAGCATTGTTCTCTCTCAGACATATGTACAGAGTCTTGTAGCTATTGCTGTCCGTTTCATTCAGGAACCTGCTCCTGGTGGATCTGATCTTGTTGATAACTCTCGAAGAGCTTATACTCTCTCTGCGCTAATTGAGATGGTTCGCTACTTGGTACTTGCTGCATCCGACACGTTTGTTGCTTCGGATTgctttcctcttcctcctcctgtAACAGCACGTGGACCCAATGATGTGAGCTATACGTCAAAGGCTTATGACAATCTGAAAAGTAATTCTGCAGAGATTTCTACCCAGGTTCAAGGAAGAGGAGTTGATTCCCGGTTTGAGTTCCTTTCTTTTGATTATACCATTTCAACCATTCAAAGAAGTGCAGATGATTTGGCAAAGATAGCTAGCGCTGGTTATCCTCAACATAATGTGGCTAAAGCTGTTCAGGCCTTGGATAAAGCTTTGTCAGATGGAGATATCAGAGCTGCTTACAGTTATCTCTTTGAGGACCTTTGCAATGGAGCCGTTGATGAGACCTGGATAGCTGAAGTGAGTCCATGCTTAAGATCATCTCTTAGATGGATTGGCGCTATTAGCACATCCTTTGTTTGCTCCGTTTTTTTCCTTATTGAATGGGCGACATGTGATTTTAGAGATTTCCGCGCTGGTGTGCCTAAAGATATCAAGTTCTCTGGCAGAAAAGATTGTTCTCAGGTGTATTTAGTCATTCAGCTTCTGAAGCAAAAGATTCTGGGTGGAGAATTCGCAGCTCGCAGAGGAAAGAATCGTCGCAGCAATTTTCTTAATGTTTCTAAACCTAGCAGTCCGATGGATGCATTTGAAAGTCCGGGGCCATTACATGATATCATAGTCTGTTGGATTGATCAGCATGAGGTACACAGGGGGGGAGCAAAACGCTTACAATTGCTGGTATTTGAACTTATACGTTCTGGAATCTTTAATCCCATAGCATATGTGAGACAACTTATAGTTAGTGGGATGATCGATGTGATTCAACCTGCTGTTGATCCTGAAAGGAGAATGAGACACCATCGCATATTGAAACAGCTACCTGGGTGTTTTGTACATGAAACCTTAGAGGAAGCTCAGATCTTTGGAGGGGATAAGCTTTCCGAGGCTGTGAGAACTTATTCTAATGAACGCCGCCTTCTTCTTCGAGAGTTACTTGTTAAGAAAGGTAAATATTCCAATAAATTAATTCTGTCTGATCAGAAGTCAAAGAAAAATTCCTCTTCCCTTCCGTCTGTTGTTTTTCGGACGTGTAATGCCATGGCCGATAGTGAGGGACCTCACAAACATACCAAGAGTAGTGTGGATATTAGGGAACTTAAGGAGCGTATATCAGCTCTACTGCAGTTTCCAGGTATGTCATATGGTGTGAAAAATCCAATGCGAGATGAATTTCAAAGTAGTGTTAAGAGATCAAGTGGATCTGTGTATAGCAAGATTTACCAACCAGAAGCTACACCAGGGTGTGAAGACTGTAGAAgagcaaaaagacaaaaaatgaGCGATGAAAAGAGCTCTTGCTATCAAGGGAATTCACCAATTGcatcagatgaagaagataactGGTGGATCAAGAAAGGTTTAAAAACTCTGGAGTCTTCGCTGAAGGTTGATCCTCAGATAGAGTTAACTAAGCAAGTACCACGGGGTAGGCAGAAGATGGCACGCAAGACACAGTCGCTGGCTCAACTACAAGCTGCTAGGATTGAAGGTAGCCAGGGCGCTTCAACAAGTCATGTTTGCGATAATAAAGTAAGCTGTCCTCATCATGGCCCTGGAGTGGAAGGAGAGAATCATAAAGTGGTTGATGTGTTTAGAACTTCTACCTCTGTGGATATTGTATCTGTTGGAAAATCTTTGAAGCAGCTACAGTTTGTTGATAAGCGGTCTATTGCAGTTTGGCTAACAACTCTGGTTCGGCAACTTGTTGAAGAGCCCGAAAAGAGCAGTGTGAAAGTTGGGCAGTTCAATAGAGGTACTCCAGTTGAGGAGAAGAGCACAAGTAGGTGGAAGCTTGGGGTCGATGAGCTATCTACTATATTATTTCTCTTGGATATCTCTCTTGACTTTGTTTCAGTggttaaatttcttttttggcTGTTGCCAAAGGCCAACAGTAGCCCAAGTTTTGCCGTTCAGGGTGGAAGAAACCTTCTAATTATGCCAAGGAATGTTGCAAACAACATGTGTGAGATAGGGGAGGCTATTTTAGTATCATCACTGAGGAG GTATGAAAATATTCTACTTTCAGCAGATCTTGTTCCTGAGGCCATGACAGCTTTGATGAACCGTGCTGCATCACTTATGTCCAGTAATGGAAAAATTTCTGGATCAGCAGCCTTAGTTTATGCTCGCtatattttgaaaagatatGGAAGTCTTCCCAGTGTTGTGGAATGGCATAACAATTTCAAAGCAACATGCGAAAAGAGACTTCTCTCTGAACTAGATCATACGCGATCAGGAAATGGTGAGTATGGGATCCCCCTTGGAGTTCCCGCAGGAGTTGATAATCCAGATGACTATATACGTAAAAAAATCAGCATTGGCGGTACACGTCCTTCAAGAGTGGGTTATAATATGCGAGACGTTGTGCAACGACATGTTGAAGAGGCGACTAATTATCTCAGAAAACTCATTGGTACTGGTACTGTGAAGGCCTCACTTGCTGAGAAAAACGATGACGGGTATCAGGTGGCTCAACAAATTGTAGTTGGACTAATGGACTGCATTAGACAGACTGGCGGTGCAGCTCAAGAGGGTGATCCCACTTTGGTTTCTTCTGCGGTTTCTGCAATTATAAACAGTGTAGGCCTTTCGATGGCAAGGATTTCAGATTTCTCTTTGGGAACCATTCATCAGACTCATCCATCTGGCATCGATTCATCTAATATTGCACGATACATTTTGCAAATTCATATAACCTGTCTATGCCTTCTAAAGGAAGCTCTTGGAGAGCGTCAAAGCCGAGTGTTTGAAATAGCACTTGCAACAGAAAGTTCCACTGCTCTTGCTGGAGCTTTTTCCCCTGGGAAGGGATCCCGAGGTCAGCATCAGTTATCTCCTGAATCCTATGATTCAAATGCGAACAATTCAACAAATGATATGCCGAATGGTACTAGCAAAATAGCGGCGAGCAGAGCAACAAAACTTACTGCAGCTGTATCTGCACTTGTTATAGGTTCTATCACACATGGTGTTATAACCCTTGAAAGGATTGTTGGTCTGCTGAGACTAAAGGAGTACCTAGATTTTGTTCAGTTTGTAAGGCGTACAAAATCAAGTTCTAATGGCAATGCGAGGTCCATGGGAGCGTCTAAAGTGGAAAGCCCTATTGAAGTGTATGTACATTGGTTCAGACTCCTTGTTGGTAACTGCAAAACTGTTTCGGAAGGGCTGGTTTTGGAGCTTGTGGGAGAATCTTCCGTGGTGGCTATATCACGCATGCAGCGCATGCTTCCGCTGAAATTGGTCTTCCCACCAGCTTATTCAATTATTGCGTTTGTTCTATGGAGGccttttgttttgaataataacTCTAACTCCAGCGTCCATGAAGACACTCACCGCCTTTATCAGTCTTTGACAATAGCCTTCCATGATGTTATTAAGCACCTTCCTTTCCGAGACGTGTGTTTGAGAGACACCCAGGGACTTTATGAACTGATCGTTGCTGATTCCACAGATGCTGATTTTGCGTCGGTATTTGAATCGATTGGTTTGGATATGCACTTGAAATCTGTGGCCTTTGCTCCTCTTCGAGCGCGTCTTTTCTTAAATTCCATTATTGATTGTAAGGTGCCATCCTCTGGTTATTCCCATGAAGGAGTTAGTGAAGCAAAAAACCGACACCAGGGAAATGGAGCAAAGCTTGTGGACAAGCTTGTATCTGTATTAGATTGCCTGCAACCTGCAAAATTTCACTGGCAGTGGGTGGAACTCAGGTTGCTTCTAAATGAGCAAGCCCTAACTGAGAAACTCGAAAATCACGATATGCCTTTGGCAGATGCAATACGATCTTCCTGTCCTACCTCTGAGAAGCCTGAGGCCTCTGAGAATGAGAAAAATTTCATTCAAATCCTCCTCACAAGGTTATTGGTTAGACCTGACGCGGTCCCACTTTTCTCAGAAGTGGTTCATCTCTTTGGTAGATCGGTTGAGGAATCTATGTTGAAGCAAGCGGAATGGTTTCTAGCAGGCCAAGATGTTCTTTTTGGACGAAAAACAATCAGACAAAAACTGATTATTGTAGGTGAAAGCAAAGGACTTCCCACTAAACCTCAGTTTTGGAAACCTTGGGGTTGGTGCAGCAACTCCAGTTCTGATCCTATTACGGGAAACAAGGCAGATAAGAAAAGGAAGTTGGAAACTACTTCTATTGAAGAAGGGGAAGTGATCGAGGAAGGGTCAGGTTCAAAAAAGGTATTGTTACCCCGGGCATTGGATGAGAATAGTCCCACTGTTGGCTATGGGATTACAACTGAGAGGGCTTTTGTTCAGCTAGTGCTTCCATGCATAGACCAAAGCTCTGATGAATCTCGCAGTACCTTTGTGAATGAGTTGGTTAGACAGTTTAGCAATATTGAGCAGCAATTAAGTTCAGTTACCAACCGCAgtacaacaaacaacaagcacATGGCAACTGCTTCTTCTGGGTCTGAGATTTCATCAAATAAAGGAAGCACCCGGAAGGGCCTTCGCGGTGGCAGCCCTAGTATGGCAAGAAGATCCTCAACCAATACTACTGACACTGCGCCGCCGCCTTCCCCTGTTGCTTTGAGAGCTTCTATGTCTTTACGGTTACAATTTCTTTTAAGATTACTGCCTGTCATCTGCGG GGAACCTTCGTTTAGGAACACAAGACATGCACTTGCGTCTACAATAGTTCGTTTGCTTGGAAGCCGAGTTGTTTATGAAGATTATGCTGTATGCTCTCCTCGTAGTGACCCATCAAAGGTGGAGACAGATTCAACATTAGATCCTTCTGCCATGGCAGATCTCTCTAGTGAAGTCTTATTTGACCGGTTACTGTTTGTACTCCATGGGCTGTTAAGCAATCACCAGCCAAATTGGCTAAAGCCAAGGCCTCTCTCTAGTGAATCATCCAAAGACTTTACCTTGTTTGACCGCGATGCAGCAGAGAGCTTACAG AATGAGCTTTCGCGGATGCAGTTACCAGACACCATTAGATGGCGGATACAAGCAGCGATGCCcatccttttttcttctctacgCTGTTCTCTCTCGTGCCAGCCTCATTCTGTTCCGCCAACCGCAGTCACACTTGTTCAACCTTCTGGATCTGGTGGTGGTGGACCCATTCAAAGAAACTCCCCTGCCTTACCGAAAACTGGAACTGCAGCAGCGCAAGGGAAGCTGAAGCAGACAATGTTGTCACCACCTCAA CAACAACAAGAAGTAGACAACACAGATGTGGTTGACCCATGGACGCTTCTCGAAGATGGGACAAGTTCAGGTCTATCAAGCAGCAACGTTTCAAATAGCAGTGACATGGCCAATCTTCGAGCCACCTGTTGGCTGAAAGGTGCAGTGAGGGTCAGACGGACTGATCTGACTTATGTTGGTTCAGTAGACGACGACAGCTGA